DNA sequence from the bacterium genome:
ATGATCAGCCGGTCGAGCGCCGCGCTCGGCCGATGGTGGGGGATCCGCATGGAGTCCATGGATGCGTGGGCGGCGCCGCCGCCCGCACGCCTCGTCCTCGTCTTGAGCTCGGAGCGATCGGGATCGACGCTGCTGCGCGTGATCCTCGGCGAGCACAGTCGCATCGTCGCGCCACAGGAGCTGTTCCTGCTCCGCTATCCGGACTTCGACGCCTGGCGGGCTCGCAAACCCGAGGCGCTCGAGAGCCTGCTGGAATTCTTTCTCCTCGCCGGCCACCCGCTCTCGGAATCGGCGATCGAAGCGGCGTGCCGAGGACGGGCGACGACCGACGTGTACGAATGGATGTTGACGCATCTGCCGGCGGGCGGCCTGTTGATCGACAAGACGCCCGCCTATGCCAACGACTCGATCGCGCTGGTGCGCTCGGCGTCCCTGCGGCCATTCTACATCTGGCTCATCCGCCACCCGCTCGCGGTCGTCGACTCGCACGTCCGCCTCAAGGAGGCCGCGCCGGACCGCCGCCCGCTGCCGCGGCGCGTCCTGCGCCCGATCCGCGCCGCGGTGGAGCGGCTGGTGGGCGGCATGAGCGCCCTGGCGCGGGAGCGGGAAGCCAAGTGGGTGGTGCAGAACCTCAACATCCAGACCTTCCTGCGGCGGATCCCGGGCGCGCGACGGGCGACGGTGCACTACGAGGATCTGGTGCGACAGCCCGACGCGGTGATCGCGTCGCTCTGCGCGGCGATGGGCATCGCGTTCGAGCCCGGGATGCTCCAGCCAGAGACGCGACAGCGCCAGAATCCGCACCTCGGGGATCCGAACTTCCACCGGCACGCCGGCATCGACAGGCAGACGGTCGAGAGCTGGCGGAACCGCTACGAGGAGCGCCACCTGCGCCCCGAGACGCTGCAGTTGATGCAGCAGATCGGGGTGCGCCGGGCGGACGCCCTCCACGCCTCCGCGGCGTGACGCGGGCCGCCGCCGGGCGTGCGCCGGCCTCGGCGCGCGCCGCGATCAGGGCCCGCAGCCGTCGTCGAGGGCGTTGTTCAGCGCGGCGATGAGCTCGTCGATCGTCACCTCGCCGCTGCCGTTGCGGTCCATGGCCGGGCAGGTGGAGACGGGCAGCGAGCCGAGGGCGATCGACACGCCGCGGATCAGCTCGTCGACGCGGACG
Encoded proteins:
- a CDS encoding sulfotransferase; this encodes MDAWAAPPPARLVLVLSSERSGSTLLRVILGEHSRIVAPQELFLLRYPDFDAWRARKPEALESLLEFFLLAGHPLSESAIEAACRGRATTDVYEWMLTHLPAGGLLIDKTPAYANDSIALVRSASLRPFYIWLIRHPLAVVDSHVRLKEAAPDRRPLPRRVLRPIRAAVERLVGGMSALAREREAKWVVQNLNIQTFLRRIPGARRATVHYEDLVRQPDAVIASLCAAMGIAFEPGMLQPETRQRQNPHLGDPNFHRHAGIDRQTVESWRNRYEERHLRPETLQLMQQIGVRRADALHASAA